In the genome of Hyphobacterium sp. CCMP332, one region contains:
- a CDS encoding OmpA family protein, producing the protein MPEGPKNRDVVAQSQSSEFYQPFEFSNIGNIPYYYKKGKVKKILRLQKKNKISKLIRELEKYISQFGIQNFYKNTDMMWRLGQLYENTGRLEDAKVVYRYVLRHKRDSVQKVRIFYDSLTVLDKEYYVPIQYYYDLVGTDESTDTLHPPDIYLNMGEDVNSLASDYGPTINLKGDVLIFSSRRNEVKEAFGYRQDEDLYVTEKWNDHWVWAEPLTDINSQYNEGSPFLSRDEKTLLFVKCDCPDCYGDCDIFQARKREDSTWGYIKNLGVTINSKAWDSQPTLSHSGDTLFFSSDRLGGFGLSDIYYSIKDKEGKWMPAKNIGPKINTRKSEVSPYFHPKENVLYFSSNGQIVNFGSFDIYKTRLGSEHKFSEPKNIGPLVNGEGSEYYFTIDSKSEHLYYARSEADDIDNLDLHSFPLPMGAQPKATTKFKGTVLDTATGLPLKGIASVIDLEKGIAIAPKYLRPDGSFEFDLINNGTYLLVIQGEDFFRIEEIFELDGDTERLFSTNPISSKLKFESIEFLQGDSTILPSMEDDIYKVIEFLLDHPDFNLRISGHTDSQGDSEANHRLSHSRANAIKNYIIENGRIESNRIEAIGYGFDKPIVKIEKSDEDRHLNRRVEFEIFRD; encoded by the coding sequence ATGCCTGAAGGCCCAAAAAATAGAGATGTAGTGGCTCAATCCCAGTCTTCAGAGTTTTATCAACCTTTTGAATTCTCAAATATTGGCAACATCCCCTATTATTATAAAAAAGGCAAAGTCAAAAAAATACTTAGGCTTCAAAAGAAAAATAAAATATCAAAACTGATCAGGGAGCTGGAAAAATATATCAGTCAATTTGGCATACAAAATTTTTATAAGAACACGGATATGATGTGGCGATTGGGGCAATTGTATGAAAATACGGGCAGACTGGAAGATGCAAAAGTGGTTTATCGCTATGTATTAAGACATAAAAGAGACAGCGTTCAAAAAGTGCGAATTTTTTACGATTCTCTAACGGTACTTGACAAAGAGTACTACGTTCCGATTCAATATTATTATGACCTCGTCGGTACAGACGAATCAACAGATACCTTACACCCTCCTGATATTTATTTGAATATGGGCGAAGACGTCAACTCACTCGCTTCAGATTATGGCCCAACCATCAACTTAAAGGGAGATGTTCTTATTTTTTCTTCCAGACGAAATGAAGTTAAGGAAGCTTTTGGATACCGGCAGGATGAAGACCTCTATGTCACTGAAAAGTGGAACGATCACTGGGTATGGGCGGAACCATTGACCGATATTAATTCTCAATACAATGAAGGTTCACCTTTTCTTTCAAGGGACGAAAAAACATTGCTATTTGTAAAATGCGATTGCCCCGATTGCTACGGCGACTGCGATATATTTCAGGCGAGGAAAAGAGAAGATTCCACCTGGGGCTACATAAAAAATTTAGGCGTTACCATTAACAGCAAAGCATGGGATTCCCAACCTACCTTATCGCATTCCGGAGATACACTCTTTTTTTCATCTGACAGACTGGGAGGGTTTGGTTTATCTGATATTTATTATTCCATAAAAGACAAAGAGGGAAAATGGATGCCGGCAAAAAATATAGGGCCAAAAATCAATACGAGGAAAAGTGAAGTAAGTCCATATTTTCACCCCAAGGAGAATGTATTGTACTTTAGTTCCAATGGTCAAATAGTTAATTTCGGAAGCTTTGATATTTATAAAACAAGATTGGGAAGCGAACACAAGTTTTCAGAACCAAAGAATATAGGACCTTTAGTAAATGGTGAAGGCAGTGAATATTATTTTACTATCGATAGTAAATCTGAACATCTCTATTACGCTCGCTCAGAAGCGGATGATATTGACAATTTGGATCTTCATTCTTTTCCATTGCCTATGGGGGCTCAACCTAAAGCTACAACCAAGTTTAAAGGTACCGTATTGGATACGGCTACAGGTCTTCCCTTAAAAGGAATCGCATCAGTCATCGATCTTGAAAAAGGTATTGCCATAGCCCCTAAATATCTGAGACCCGATGGCAGCTTTGAATTTGATTTGATCAATAACGGAACATATCTTTTAGTCATTCAGGGCGAAGATTTTTTTAGAATCGAAGAAATTTTTGAATTAGACGGAGATACAGAACGTCTATTTTCAACCAATCCCATCTCTAGCAAACTCAAATTTGAATCCATTGAATTTCTTCAAGGAGATTCAACCATATTGCCATCTATGGAGGATGATATTTATAAGGTAATAGAATTTTTATTGGATCATCCGGATTTTAACCTGAGAATATCAGGACATACTGATTCTCAGGGCGATTCAGAAGCAAATCACCGTTTGTCACATTCCAGGGCAAATGCAATTAAAAATTACATCATAGAAAATGGCCGAATAGAATCCAATCGAATTGAGGCCATTGGATACGGATTTGACAAACCAATTGTTAAAATTGAGAAAAGTGATGAAGACCGACACCTAAACCGCCGGGTTGAGTTTGAAATCTTTCGCGATTAA
- the rseP gene encoding RIP metalloprotease RseP produces the protein MEGLIMTGQLLLGLSILVGLHELGHLIAAKVFGMRVEKYSIGFPPKIWGIKYGETEYSIGAIPLGGFVKIAGMVDESLDTDKMESHPEPWEFRAKPAWQRLIVMLGGIIVNVITGIVIFAMLKFSYGETFISKDEVNKHGIYAHSLAEEIGLKTGDKIVKINGEDFDDFAEVQGSKVLLESNAFFTVLRDGSEVIVEVPDDFISKKIESDEPFISPLEPFIVGEVLKGSVADKGGLQTGDKIISVNGIEVNYFQTLVDVLSENKGNTVNAKISRNGENLEKEFEVGEDGKLGFYSESLLQKSTVEYGFFESIPKGAGMAFTVVYDNIKGFGKIFSGDVAADKAISGPIGIAKFFGGQWIWQKFWYITGLLSMVLAFMNLLPIPALDGGHVVFLLFEIVSGRAPSLKFLEVAQKIGMVILLGIMGFAIFNDIIKVIF, from the coding sequence ATGGAAGGATTAATTATGACGGGCCAGCTGTTGCTGGGACTGTCCATTTTAGTAGGATTACACGAATTGGGACACCTTATAGCTGCCAAGGTTTTTGGGATGAGAGTGGAAAAGTATTCCATTGGTTTTCCACCAAAAATTTGGGGAATAAAATACGGCGAAACCGAATATTCAATCGGTGCTATTCCATTGGGGGGCTTTGTAAAAATTGCCGGGATGGTGGATGAATCTCTCGATACAGATAAAATGGAATCACATCCCGAACCATGGGAATTCAGGGCTAAACCCGCCTGGCAGAGATTAATCGTGATGCTCGGTGGAATAATCGTCAATGTAATTACAGGTATCGTAATTTTTGCTATGCTGAAATTTAGCTATGGCGAAACTTTTATTTCCAAAGATGAGGTCAATAAGCATGGAATATATGCCCATTCTTTAGCCGAGGAGATAGGATTAAAAACAGGAGATAAAATCGTTAAAATAAATGGAGAAGACTTTGATGATTTTGCGGAAGTTCAGGGTAGTAAAGTTTTATTGGAGTCAAATGCCTTTTTCACTGTATTGCGCGACGGAAGCGAAGTCATTGTGGAAGTACCTGACGATTTTATTTCGAAGAAAATAGAAAGTGACGAACCCTTTATTTCTCCTCTTGAGCCATTTATTGTAGGTGAAGTTTTGAAAGGAAGCGTTGCGGATAAAGGGGGATTACAAACAGGAGATAAAATTATTTCTGTAAATGGTATTGAAGTAAATTATTTTCAGACTTTAGTAGATGTTCTTTCGGAGAACAAAGGAAATACCGTCAACGCAAAAATTTCAAGAAATGGTGAAAATCTTGAAAAAGAATTTGAAGTTGGGGAAGATGGTAAGTTGGGATTTTATTCAGAATCATTACTTCAAAAATCAACTGTAGAATATGGCTTTTTCGAAAGCATTCCAAAAGGTGCTGGAATGGCTTTTACCGTGGTTTATGATAACATAAAAGGATTTGGCAAAATTTTTAGCGGGGATGTGGCAGCCGATAAGGCAATTTCAGGCCCTATTGGAATTGCCAAGTTTTTTGGAGGTCAGTGGATTTGGCAAAAATTCTGGTATATAACGGGCCTCTTATCCATGGTTTTGGCCTTTATGAATTTACTTCCAATTCCCGCTCTTGATGGTGGACATGTTGTATTTCTTCTATTTGAAATAGTATCCGGAAGGGCGCCTTCATTGAAATTTCTGGAAGTGGCTCAAAAAATTGGTATGGTAATTCTTCTTGGAATTATGGGCTTTGCCATATTCAATGATATTATAAAAGTGATTTTTTAA
- a CDS encoding 5'-nucleotidase, lipoprotein e(P4) family yields MIHQHLSFALNIVVFILLSACSNSIDKTNPNTDLRLRDYSVQSVLWQQHSAEHRALCYQAYNIALDNLKDLEAHNEKPLAIISDLDETVIDNSFYNAMLIEKNQEYSKKSWKEWVLLEKAKAIPGAIDFFTRVKEMGIEIFYISNRSESEKTATINNLQKLGLPNADSSFVFLKTTSSGKEIRRKRVLQNYDVVLYMGDNMSDFSELFDNKGTVHRNALTDSLRSTFGRKFIVFPNSIYGDWESKGIYEGNYQLNPSAKDSIRRSKLISY; encoded by the coding sequence ATGATCCATCAACACTTAAGCTTCGCTCTGAATATTGTAGTATTCATTCTACTTTCAGCATGTTCAAACTCTATTGATAAGACTAATCCCAATACTGATCTCAGGCTAAGAGATTATTCTGTTCAATCTGTATTATGGCAACAGCATTCCGCAGAACATCGCGCTCTATGCTATCAGGCCTATAATATTGCTTTGGATAATCTAAAAGATCTTGAGGCGCATAACGAAAAGCCATTAGCTATTATAAGTGACCTTGATGAAACTGTAATTGATAATTCATTTTATAATGCAATGCTGATTGAAAAAAACCAGGAATACTCAAAAAAATCATGGAAGGAATGGGTTCTATTAGAAAAGGCAAAAGCAATTCCCGGAGCCATAGATTTTTTTACACGGGTTAAGGAAATGGGCATTGAAATATTTTACATTTCAAACCGCAGTGAATCGGAGAAAACAGCAACCATAAATAATTTACAAAAACTGGGCTTGCCCAATGCAGATTCTTCTTTTGTTTTCTTAAAAACAACTAGTAGCGGTAAGGAAATAAGACGAAAAAGAGTCCTGCAGAATTATGATGTTGTCCTTTATATGGGTGATAATATGTCTGATTTTAGTGAATTGTTTGATAATAAAGGAACCGTTCATAGAAACGCTTTGACGGATTCACTCCGTTCGACATTTGGTAGAAAATTTATCGTTTTCCCCAATTCAATCTATGGAGACTGGGAAAGCAAAGGGATATATGAAGGAAATTATCAATTAAATCCTTCAGCAAAAGATTCAATTCGAAGATCGAAACTTATTTCTTATTAA
- a CDS encoding 1-deoxy-D-xylulose-5-phosphate reductoisomerase yields MNLNLFPRNIGILGSTGSIGTQALEVVRNYPGKFNINVLTANNNAELLISQALEFQPEHVVIANKDKYQQVKNALKKEFVNVHSGEDAISDVVQINELDVVLTALVGYAGLRPTIKALEKGKHIALANKETLVVAGELIKKLADKYDCEIYPVDSEHSAIFQCMIGEEEENIEKIYLTASGGPFRGKKREQLENVSIQEALNHPNWNMGSKITIDSATLMNKGLEVIEAKWLFGLHEDQVEVVVHPQSVIHSMVQFKDSSIKAQLGIPDMRIPIQYALSHPLRLESDVPRFNFKNYPMFTFEEPDFDTFKNLKLAFEALKKAGIVPCVLNAANEIAVEGFLNNKIGFLAMSDLIEHCMNKITYIAHPNYEDYVSADRETRIIAKEYLNRWKD; encoded by the coding sequence ATGAATCTAAATCTATTTCCAAGAAATATCGGAATTTTAGGATCTACCGGATCTATAGGAACACAGGCTCTGGAGGTGGTGCGAAATTATCCGGGGAAATTTAATATCAATGTCCTGACTGCAAATAATAACGCAGAACTATTAATTAGTCAGGCTTTGGAATTCCAGCCGGAGCATGTTGTAATTGCCAATAAAGATAAATACCAACAAGTCAAAAATGCATTAAAAAAAGAATTTGTTAACGTTCATTCCGGTGAAGACGCCATCTCTGATGTAGTTCAGATCAATGAACTCGATGTGGTTTTAACGGCCTTGGTTGGCTATGCCGGCTTAAGACCAACCATAAAGGCACTGGAAAAAGGTAAACACATTGCACTGGCCAATAAGGAAACCTTAGTTGTTGCCGGAGAATTGATAAAAAAATTAGCGGATAAATATGACTGTGAGATTTACCCTGTAGACTCAGAACACTCTGCTATTTTTCAATGCATGATCGGAGAAGAGGAAGAGAATATCGAAAAAATATATTTGACAGCCTCAGGAGGACCATTTAGAGGAAAGAAAAGAGAGCAACTGGAAAATGTAAGTATTCAAGAGGCACTGAACCATCCAAATTGGAATATGGGCTCGAAGATTACCATAGATTCTGCCACTTTAATGAATAAAGGTCTGGAGGTTATAGAAGCAAAGTGGCTTTTTGGTTTACATGAAGATCAGGTAGAAGTTGTGGTTCACCCGCAATCGGTTATTCACAGCATGGTACAATTCAAGGACAGCTCGATCAAGGCACAATTGGGTATTCCTGATATGCGTATTCCAATACAATACGCCTTGAGCCACCCTTTAAGACTGGAATCTGATGTGCCAAGATTTAATTTCAAGAATTACCCCATGTTTACTTTTGAAGAACCGGATTTTGATACTTTTAAAAATCTAAAGCTGGCATTCGAGGCCTTAAAAAAAGCGGGTATTGTGCCTTGTGTTTTGAACGCAGCAAACGAAATTGCTGTTGAGGGGTTTTTAAATAATAAAATTGGATTTTTAGCAATGTCAGACTTAATAGAGCATTGCATGAATAAAATAACATACATTGCTCATCCAAATTATGAGGATTATGTTAGTGCAGATAGGGAAACAAGAATTATAGCAAAGGAATATTTAAATAGATGGAAGGATTAA
- a CDS encoding trypsin-like peptidase domain-containing protein, translated as MKKTLITVLISSLSGLGGAFIYSEYFSEEQSPYNSKQIVEEKPVYNTEQSYSRAIPDVNFREASNSSTPSVVYIKTIFSHEYETINLLDWFFNGGSTRRTQEVISSGSGVIYSKDGYIITNNHVIDNSQKIMVNIGKRNYEAEVIGTDPGTDIAVIKIEEKNLPAIKIGSSKELQVGDWVLAVGNPFNLTSTVTAGIVSAKGRDLNKLSNRFPIDFFIQTDAAINPGNSGGALVNLSGELVGINTAILSPSGAFSGYGFAVPVDIAKKVADDLIQYGRVQKATLGIEIQPVTEKVADKLNLENLDGVVINHVEKNFPADKIGLEAGDIILKIDDNIVDTESEFDEQLSYYRPGDKIKLVYKRNSELIEKELTLTNVEGTTDLIRRIVFESEFLGAELEEIPNYLAKQLRINSGIRINSISSGLFRDLGLKEGFIITAINGNSVKQAREIEKILKNVKGRVRIEGINNNNIRGFYSFYF; from the coding sequence ATGAAAAAAACACTAATTACGGTTTTAATTTCTTCACTATCCGGGCTTGGAGGAGCATTTATTTATTCAGAATATTTTTCAGAAGAGCAAAGCCCTTATAATTCTAAACAAATAGTTGAAGAAAAACCGGTATATAATACCGAGCAATCATATTCAAGAGCTATTCCGGATGTTAATTTCAGGGAAGCCTCGAATAGCAGCACGCCAAGTGTTGTCTATATAAAAACTATTTTTTCTCACGAATACGAGACCATTAATCTTTTAGACTGGTTTTTTAACGGCGGTTCTACGAGAAGAACGCAAGAAGTGATCTCTTCCGGATCGGGAGTTATCTATTCAAAAGATGGCTATATCATAACTAACAACCATGTCATTGATAATTCACAAAAGATTATGGTAAATATCGGAAAGAGAAATTACGAAGCTGAAGTAATAGGTACGGATCCGGGAACTGATATCGCTGTAATAAAAATCGAAGAGAAAAATTTGCCAGCCATTAAAATTGGTAGTTCGAAAGAATTGCAGGTTGGCGATTGGGTTTTGGCAGTGGGAAATCCATTTAACTTAACCTCAACAGTTACTGCGGGAATTGTTAGTGCAAAAGGAAGAGACCTCAATAAACTGTCCAATAGATTTCCTATAGACTTTTTTATCCAAACGGATGCTGCCATCAATCCCGGGAACAGCGGAGGTGCATTGGTAAACCTGAGTGGAGAATTGGTTGGCATAAATACCGCTATTTTATCACCTTCAGGGGCATTTTCAGGCTATGGATTTGCTGTACCCGTAGATATTGCAAAAAAAGTAGCAGATGACCTGATACAATATGGAAGAGTTCAAAAAGCAACTTTAGGTATTGAAATTCAGCCTGTAACAGAGAAAGTTGCAGATAAATTAAATCTTGAAAATCTGGATGGTGTTGTTATTAATCATGTGGAGAAGAATTTTCCTGCTGATAAAATCGGTTTAGAAGCCGGGGACATTATCCTTAAAATTGATGATAATATTGTAGATACGGAATCTGAATTTGATGAACAATTGAGTTATTACCGGCCAGGCGATAAGATCAAATTGGTATATAAGCGAAATTCCGAACTAATTGAGAAAGAACTAACCCTAACCAATGTTGAAGGCACTACAGATCTAATCCGAAGAATTGTCTTTGAATCTGAATTTTTGGGTGCAGAATTGGAAGAAATTCCCAATTATTTGGCCAAACAGTTGCGAATCAATAGTGGAATCAGAATTAATAGTATCAGCTCGGGATTATTCAGAGATCTCGGTTTAAAAGAAGGTTTTATTATTACGGCTATTAATGGCAATAGTGTAAAACAAGCAAGAGAAATTGAAAAAATATTAAAGAACGTCAAAGGCAGAGTAAGAATCGAGGGTATTAACAACAACAATATCAGGGGCTTTTATTCATTCTATTTTTAA
- the lon gene encoding endopeptidase La — MKKPDNTVSNKYVLAELIDDDGDFIPLISPEDDTDPDDVQEIDALPILPVRNTVLFPGMVIPITVGREKSIKLVKKVYKQDRTIGVITQKNNKTDDPDFNDLYRIGTVAHIVKMLVLPDGNTTIIIRGKRRFELLDPISTNPFFSAKVRTLAERFPNKNSKKISALISSIQEAAKKILKLNPEIPKEAQVALDNIENPGFLIHFLSSNISAEVSEKQKLLEIEDGVDRATLLLEYMLKEVKMLELKHEIQTKVSTDIDQQQRDYFLRQQIKVLQDELGYETPDQEVEKLRVKSKEKKWAKEVESHFNKELDKLLRMNPQAAEYPVTMNYAELMLDLPWEEYSKDNFDLKRAKKILDEDHYGLQKVKNRILEYLAVLKLKNDMKAPILCLYGPPGVGKTSLGRSIAKALGRKYVRMSLGGIRDEAEIRGHRKTYVGAMPGRIIQNIKKVGSSNPVFILDEIDKVGADFRGDPSSALLEVLDPEQNATFVDNYLEVEYDLSKILFVATSNSLESIQPALRDRMEIIEITGYTLEEKVQIAKKHLLPKQRKSHGLKAAQFSMNNEAITKVIEGYTRESGVRELERKIGELARSTAKSVAMEEDFDSKLSGKNVIEILGTEIFDKEIYDNNEIAGIVTGLAWTPYGGTILNIESSLSRGKGKLTLSGQLGDVMKESAMAAISYLKAHAPELGIDYRIFDQFDLHIHVPAGAVPKDGPSAGITLFTSIASLFTQRKVKNKLAMTGEITLSGKVLPVGGIKEKILAAKRAGVKDIILCERNKKDFEDIENEMIKGINIHYVSDVKSVLDIALLKTKVQNPIDLQVLNSKDQQS; from the coding sequence ATGAAAAAACCAGATAATACAGTTTCAAATAAATATGTTTTAGCAGAATTAATTGACGATGACGGAGATTTTATACCATTAATTTCTCCCGAAGATGATACCGATCCGGATGACGTTCAGGAGATTGATGCCTTACCAATATTACCCGTTAGAAATACTGTTTTATTTCCGGGAATGGTTATACCCATCACGGTTGGACGTGAAAAGTCAATTAAACTTGTTAAAAAAGTCTATAAACAAGACAGGACCATAGGGGTAATCACTCAAAAAAACAATAAAACCGACGATCCAGATTTCAATGATCTTTACAGAATTGGTACCGTTGCACATATTGTAAAAATGCTGGTTTTACCCGATGGGAATACAACCATTATAATCAGAGGAAAAAGAAGGTTTGAACTTTTGGACCCTATCAGTACCAATCCTTTTTTCTCAGCCAAAGTGAGAACCCTTGCAGAAAGGTTTCCCAATAAAAACAGCAAGAAAATTTCGGCTTTAATTTCTTCAATTCAGGAAGCGGCCAAAAAAATTCTGAAATTAAATCCAGAAATTCCAAAGGAGGCGCAGGTCGCCTTGGACAATATTGAAAATCCGGGATTTTTAATTCACTTTTTAAGTTCGAATATTAGTGCAGAGGTGTCTGAAAAGCAGAAACTTCTCGAAATTGAAGATGGGGTTGACCGGGCAACATTACTGCTCGAATACATGTTGAAGGAAGTAAAAATGCTGGAACTGAAGCATGAAATTCAAACCAAAGTTAGTACCGATATAGACCAACAGCAAAGGGATTATTTCCTGCGTCAACAAATAAAAGTGTTGCAGGACGAACTTGGATATGAAACACCTGACCAGGAGGTTGAAAAACTTAGAGTTAAGAGTAAAGAAAAAAAATGGGCTAAAGAAGTTGAGTCTCATTTCAATAAGGAACTGGACAAGTTGTTGAGAATGAACCCACAGGCAGCTGAATATCCGGTTACGATGAATTATGCTGAACTCATGTTGGATTTGCCCTGGGAGGAATATTCAAAGGACAATTTTGATCTTAAGAGGGCCAAAAAAATACTTGATGAAGATCATTATGGATTGCAGAAAGTAAAAAACAGAATCCTTGAATACCTGGCGGTATTAAAACTTAAGAACGACATGAAAGCTCCAATTTTATGTCTTTACGGTCCTCCGGGAGTAGGTAAAACCTCATTGGGAAGATCGATTGCCAAAGCACTTGGCCGAAAATATGTGAGAATGTCATTGGGGGGAATAAGAGATGAAGCAGAAATTAGAGGACACAGAAAAACCTATGTAGGTGCCATGCCCGGAAGGATTATTCAAAATATTAAAAAAGTAGGTTCAAGTAATCCAGTTTTTATTCTTGATGAAATCGACAAAGTAGGAGCAGATTTCAGAGGCGATCCTTCTTCGGCCTTGCTTGAAGTTTTAGATCCGGAGCAGAATGCCACATTTGTCGATAATTACCTGGAAGTGGAGTACGATCTGTCAAAAATTCTATTTGTGGCTACTTCAAATTCACTTGAGAGTATTCAGCCTGCACTTCGTGACCGAATGGAAATAATTGAAATAACCGGTTATACCCTTGAGGAGAAAGTACAAATAGCTAAAAAACATTTATTGCCAAAGCAGAGGAAATCGCATGGCTTAAAGGCAGCTCAATTTAGCATGAATAATGAGGCCATCACTAAGGTGATCGAAGGCTACACCAGAGAATCAGGTGTTAGGGAGCTAGAAAGAAAAATCGGAGAATTGGCCAGAAGCACGGCAAAATCCGTAGCAATGGAGGAAGATTTTGATTCAAAACTGAGTGGAAAAAATGTGATCGAAATTTTAGGTACAGAAATATTTGATAAGGAGATTTACGATAATAATGAAATAGCTGGAATTGTTACAGGTCTCGCCTGGACACCTTACGGCGGTACAATTCTTAACATAGAGTCAAGCTTGAGCCGGGGTAAAGGAAAATTAACCCTTTCAGGTCAGTTGGGGGATGTAATGAAGGAATCTGCCATGGCGGCGATTTCCTATTTAAAAGCTCATGCCCCTGAATTGGGAATTGATTATCGCATTTTTGATCAGTTTGATCTTCATATTCACGTACCCGCCGGAGCAGTTCCTAAAGATGGACCCAGTGCGGGAATTACGCTATTCACTTCAATAGCTTCTTTATTTACTCAAAGAAAGGTTAAAAATAAATTGGCAATGACAGGCGAAATCACCTTGAGTGGTAAAGTATTACCGGTAGGCGGAATTAAAGAAAAAATCTTAGCGGCTAAAAGAGCCGGAGTAAAAGATATTATTCTGTGTGAGCGCAATAAAAAGGATTTTGAAGATATTGAAAATGAAATGATCAAAGGGATAAATATTCACTATGTGAGCGATGTGAAATCTGTATTGGATATCGCACTTCTAAAAACCAAAGTCCAAAATCCTATAGATTTGCAGGTCTTAAATTCAAAGGATCAGCAGAGCTAG
- a CDS encoding GH3 auxin-responsive promoter family protein produces the protein MGIKSWLSIPFAKYVVNQQRKWAQKPAMHQKRTFENLIVQGRETLFGEDHGFKHIRSVKEFQERVPLRDYEQLRPYIDKIRAGESDVLWKGRPIYFAKTSGTTSGSKYIPITKSSIPNHINSARNALLSYIRESENSSFVDGQMIFLSGSPELNMEGDIPTGRLSGIVNHHIPQYLRRNQKPSYETNCIEDWEAKLDKIIEETGEADMRLISGIPPWIQMYFDRLIEKYKRPISEIFPNLSLIVHGGVNFKPYSNKLFESIGKEIDAIETYPASEGFFAFQDSQNEEGLLLQLNSGIFYEFVPLEEIQNENPKRYCIEDVELDKNYAIIINSNAGLWAYLIGDTVKFVSKSPYRIVVTGRVKHFISAFGEHVIAEEVEKALNETIKKFTECEIVEFTVAPKINPEKGLSCHEWFISFSKQPNNITSFEKELNLQLCRLNSYYDDLIQGNILKNLEVAILQPDAFIRFMKKNGKLGGQNKVPRLSNDRKFADGLTEFALNQK, from the coding sequence ATGGGCATAAAAAGTTGGCTAAGTATTCCTTTTGCAAAGTACGTTGTTAATCAACAACGTAAATGGGCACAAAAACCTGCGATGCATCAAAAACGAACTTTTGAGAATCTCATTGTCCAGGGAAGAGAAACTTTGTTTGGTGAAGATCACGGCTTTAAACATATCAGAAGCGTAAAAGAGTTTCAAGAACGGGTACCCTTAAGGGATTATGAACAATTAAGGCCATACATTGACAAGATCCGTGCGGGGGAAAGTGATGTGCTTTGGAAAGGTCGTCCGATTTATTTTGCCAAAACTTCCGGTACAACTTCGGGCTCAAAATATATTCCAATTACCAAAAGTTCCATTCCCAATCATATTAATTCTGCAAGAAACGCTCTTCTCAGCTACATTAGAGAATCAGAAAACAGCTCATTTGTTGACGGGCAAATGATTTTTTTATCGGGAAGTCCTGAGTTAAATATGGAAGGTGATATTCCAACCGGAAGGTTATCCGGAATTGTCAACCATCATATACCACAATATCTTAGAAGAAACCAGAAACCAAGCTACGAGACAAATTGTATAGAGGATTGGGAAGCTAAGTTGGATAAAATAATTGAGGAAACGGGTGAGGCTGATATGCGACTTATTTCAGGAATTCCTCCCTGGATTCAAATGTATTTTGATAGGTTAATTGAAAAATATAAGCGGCCAATTTCAGAAATTTTCCCAAATCTTTCTCTGATCGTTCATGGGGGTGTCAATTTCAAACCTTATAGCAATAAATTGTTCGAAAGTATTGGAAAGGAAATTGATGCCATTGAAACCTATCCGGCATCAGAAGGATTTTTTGCTTTTCAGGACAGCCAGAATGAAGAGGGCTTGCTGCTCCAGTTAAATTCGGGGATATTCTATGAATTTGTGCCACTCGAAGAAATTCAGAATGAAAACCCTAAAAGATATTGCATTGAAGACGTGGAACTTGATAAAAACTATGCAATAATAATAAATAGCAATGCCGGTTTATGGGCTTATTTGATTGGCGATACTGTCAAATTTGTTTCAAAATCACCATACAGAATCGTTGTAACGGGTAGGGTCAAACATTTTATATCAGCTTTTGGCGAACATGTAATTGCAGAAGAAGTGGAAAAGGCTTTGAACGAGACGATTAAAAAATTCACGGAATGCGAGATAGTTGAATTCACAGTTGCTCCAAAAATTAATCCTGAAAAGGGTCTCAGTTGTCATGAATGGTTTATTTCCTTCTCAAAACAACCAAACAATATTACTTCTTTCGAAAAGGAATTAAATTTGCAACTTTGCCGACTAAATTCATACTACGATGATCTCATCCAGGGCAATATTCTTAAGAATCTTGAAGTTGCAATTTTGCAACCCGATGCGTTTATCAGATTTATGAAAAAAAATGGAAAACTGGGAGGTCAGAATAAAGTCCCGCGATTATCAAATGACAGAAAATTTGCAGATGGTCTTACAGAATTTGCGCTAAATCAAAAATGA